In the genome of Cheilinus undulatus linkage group 6, ASM1832078v1, whole genome shotgun sequence, one region contains:
- the LOC121510831 gene encoding uncharacterized protein LOC121510831 yields MACYYIVISSTHLRDGQLRSIKGVFRGPIGTNGQRNTEEGESSLYCELCDKQYLRHQQYDNHINSYDHHHKQRLKELKQREFYRALACRRQRRRREEKREERTLRRLHNDEERRTGECAPGSGPMFRSTTVAVEPANQAGSDFVQNWADIHTSGSTLGTNPKASLIQPFLPLDPTLETRFLSNTQWGYSQMDADNAATAKSCILKNTQMDYNDLTAAGITPNTTTNTIIKTDKTTNFYNSNNSSHFNKIPWAHNYLSNPITPNNIPTTAPKAAINGSIFNTNVTNFSKKIQTTAAGTNTTNISGGGIQSIPSRVRPVSFSLPKRSCVLLHQSAAVFIQAGRGSGLSGKQEGLTAQERAKDLTEKAVHQRLKSPVSADVNGEGVDQWDTGNQCSVDDKIAIQLCETEGGTEDVSQTGTKVSLCDHSVIRVEDSVVSGNAAQFSLCNDNGTGVQVSLESRTGTHLYLNSGMSGQVTDIVSTAEDNNLVCEDSKAETHEYVDKETETNPTQELLCPSTAQPQTPISTLNELKESSVQTQPKESNLPPPNCAKESTPLIPNRPKEPFCPVLSRDGTRVLLWPSEMVRYTKTSPSISYSINPLLYDFRAHNRTKEGAEEKKEGLEEGRERIKPSVIKQTNCQQRQEVMEGEREGKIDEREDKDKGGQAGNPEELVAGCSGVGAVPSGNDESVLKLVPVSIECQLAPTPGHQKRVRKRRRGRRGGARRGVRKRGRRKRGKGMDRKDSERVRRTITSLSENQMLEGRAEERLKREGTEKDERKEKGLLSNLAAHRLVGGKEKKMREDERRIRGDQTEQERAGRNDEKRGELLSNLPVNRCNRCNQLCLQVKREASQHQSQQSTSGWGQGLRKLLSRGAACNSVISPVPGSVIEMPRCPAITPDPAQNDRETGEMNKNTQAGKKEKQGEEEQRNSRQAEIRTVQDAKESVCNLVISRVSFPRREAARDPEICLLHTPHRETACDTAISLVPAPFRETACSQRQTIPAGHSDPVSGPAPSCCTHQTETQQRIRSASANTTLPGDGNSKEVMPKSTVTAGKRKMEELEAGVAPKKKRKRGRRQPRKLACALRTCAQRQDKACDALMSDSGLDQPSCMQSTILLDNCTSCNIAECSQEGKRREKNNFLYRTKHLGCHQTNNIEGAFSYNPTGKLSTYCCCDDSKDGNCNVDSQFGCDSSGGETKIKCWNEKPFSGPNTCNTPNDHTQDQNKNLKSAGICSATFDNPCDTNDQHNPSCNGSEINPEVYSTHLYSVYSAKEGDEPTCDMATSVDLLTYSTDNAHTDHCQNGKTCTDSNFSNQDDNIQTKSSSSEDKTKLQSHNLSESATDSKKSIDQNSGNHCNDTDDGQYDHFNSNHVANFNHCVYNGVNAANVPELISKQKEEKKMVRKEEEVKQIESKKVREKQEEWEKEWVRRKEKEKEDRERRKEVDFEHLYPEKRPCFTHTFPPHCIPFHGPLLLPPTLSSSSSFSLHQTIIQHHLSLLPPPSHLPIPSYPHLLPSFSPHLSPLTLNPTPAPPPPPPPPPPPPLPPSFYASSPIQLLDAPGPYPLATPFHPLQSHHPPLYPAPHPTVVPLQMLF; encoded by the exons CGCCTCAAGGAGCTGAAACAGCGGGAGTTTTACAGAGCGCTGGCCTGCAGGAGGCAGAGGAGACGCagggaggagaagagagaggagcgaACGCTGAGGAGGCTTCACAATGACGAGGAGAGGAGGACGGGAGAGTG TGCTCCAGGCTCTGGTCCCATGTTCCGGTCCACCACAGTGGCAGTTGAACCAGCAAACCAGGCGGGATCAGACTTCGTGCAAAACTGGGCAGACATCCATACAAGTGGCTCCACACTGGGAACAA ATCCTAAAGCCTCACTCATCCAGCCTTTTCTTCCCCTGGACCCAACACTGGAAACCAGATTCCTGAGCAACACACAATGGGGGTACAGCCAGATGGACGCTGACAACGCTGCTACTGCCAAGTCCTGCATCCTCAAAAACACCCAAATGGACTACAATGACCTGACGGCAGCTGGGATTACTCCGAATACCACCACCAACACAATCATAAAGACCGATAAGACAACAAACTTCTACAATTCTAACAACAGTTCCCACTTTAATAAGATCCCCTGGGCTCATAATTATTTAAGCAACCCCATTACTCCCAATAACATCCCTACAACTGCCCCTAAGGCTGCCATTAATGGATCTATTTTCAACACCAATGTCACCAACTTCAGCAAGAAAATCCAAACCACAGCTGCAGGAACAAACACGACTAATATCAGCGGAGGGGGCATTCAGTCCATCCCCAGCAGAGTCCGTCCTGTGTCCTTCTCGCTGCCCAAAAGGAGCTGTGTCCTCCTTCATCAATCAGCTGCCGTCTTCATACAAGCTGGGCGAGGATCTGGCTTGTCAGGGAAGCAAGAAGGGTTGACTGCCCAAGAGCGAGCCAAAGATCTGACAGAGAAAGCCGTTCATCAGCGGCTCAAATCTCCAGTATCCGCGGACGTCAACGGTGAAGGTGTGGATCAGTGGGACACTGGAAACCAGTGCAGTGTGGACGATAAAATAGCAATCCAGCTGTGTGAGACTGAGGGGGGAACTGAAGATGTCTCGCAGACTGGTACCAAAGTTTCTTTATGTGATCATAGCGTGATCAGAGTTGAAGACTCTGTTGTGAGCGGGAATGCAGCCCAGTTCTCCTTATGTAATGACAATGGGACTGGAGTCCAAGTCAGCCTTGAAAGTAGGACTGGAACtcatctttatttaaacagtggCATGTCAGGACAGGTTACTGATATTGTGAGCACAGCTGAAGATAATAATTTAGTTTGTGAAGACAGTAAGGCAGAAACACATGAATATGTGGACAAGGAGACTGAGACAAACCCTACACAAGAACTGCTTTGTCCTTCAACTGCTCAGCCTCAAACACCAATTTCTACTTTGAATGAGCTCAAAGAGTCTTCAGTCCAAACACAGCCCAAAGAATCCAacctccctccaccaaactgTGCAAAAGAATCAACTCCTTTAATCCCAAATCGTCCCAAAGAGCCGTTTTGTCCTGTCCTAAGCCGAGATGGGACCAGGGTTCTTCTCTGGCCGTCTGAGATGGTACGATACACCAAGACCTCACCCTCCATCTCCTACAGCATCAATCCTCTACTTTATGACTTCAGAGCTCATAACAGGACCAAGGAAGGggctgaggagaaaaaagaagggctggaggaagggagagagagaataaagccGTCTGTGATCAAACAAACCAACTGCCAACAGAGGCAGGAAGtaatggagggagagagggaagggAAGATAGATGAAAGGGAAGACAAGGATAAAGGAGGACAGGCAGGAAATCCTGAGGAACTTGTTGCTGGTTGTAGCGGTGTCGGTGCAGTTCCTAGTGGCAACGAtgaaagtgttttaaaactTGTTCCTGTTTCCATCGAATGCCAACTTGCGCCAACACCGGGCCATCAAAAGCGAgtgaggaagagaaggagggggagaagaggaggggcAAGGAGAGGAGTTAGAAAGAGGGGGAgaaggaaaagaggaaaagggaTGGATAGAAAAGACTCGGAGAGAGTAAGGAGGACAATAACTAGTCTTTCTGAGAATCAGATGCTTGAGGGGAGAGCAGAAGAGAGGTTGAAAAGAGAGGGCACagaaaaagatgagagaaaagaaaaagggctATTAAGTAATCTTGCAGCGCATCGGCTGGTAGgagggaaagaaaagaagatgaGGGAAGACGAGAGACGGATAAGAGGAGATCAGACGGAGCAGGAGAGGGCAGGTAGAAATGACGAAAAGAGAGGAGAGCTATTAAGTAATCTTCCCGTGAATCGGTGTAATCGGTGTAACCAGCTGTGTCTGCAGGTGAAAAGGGAGGCCAGCCAGCATCAATCCCAGCAATCAACCTCTGGGTGGGGCCAGGGGCTCAGAAAGCTCCTCAGCAGGGGTGCAGCATGTAACTCAGTGATTAGCCCCGTCCCTGGGTCTGTTATAGAAATGCCACGCTGTCCTGCAATTACACCCGACCCTGCTCAGAATGACAGAGAGACGGGGGAGatgaacaaaaatacacaagcaGGGAAGAAGGAAAAGCAGGGAGAAGAGGAGCAAAGGAATTCGAGGCAGGCGGAGATAAGAACTGTTCAGGATGCTAAAGAGAGTGTGTGTAACCTGGTGATTAGCCGCGTTTCTTTTCCCCGTCGAGAAGCAGCACGAGACCCTGAAATTTGTCTTCTCCATACGCCTCATAGGGAAACAGCATGCGATACAGCGATTAGCCTTGTCCCCGCTCCCTTTAGAGAAACAGCATGCAGTCAAAGACAAACAATACCTGCAGGACACAGCGATCCAGTGTCAGGCCCAGCCCCAAGCTGCTGCACACAtcagacagaaacacaacagagaATTAGATCAGCCTCTGCTAACACAACGCTCCCAGGTGATGGGAATTCAAAGGAAGTGATGCCAAAGAGCACGGTAACAGCTGGCAAGAGGAagatggaggagctggaggcTGGGGTAGCACCAAAGAAAAAACGGAAAAGAGGAAGGAGACAGCCGAGGAAACTTGCTTGTGCATTGAGGACTTGTGCCCAGAGACAGGATAAAGCTTGTGATGCACTGATGTCTGACTCTGGCTTAGATCAGCCCTCTTGTATGCAATCCACAATACTTTTGGACAACTGCACGAGTTGCAACATAGCTGAGTGTAGTCAAGAGGgcaagaggagagagaaaaacaactttCTTTATCGGACTAAACACTTAGGGTGTCATCAAACAAATAACATAGAGGGAGCATTTAGTTACAACCCCACTGGCAAACTGAGTACTTACTGCTGCTGTGATGACAGTAAAGATGGCAACTGCAATGTTGACAGTCAATTTGGCTGTGATTCCTCTGGAGGTGAGACAAAGATAAAATGCTGGAATGAGAAACCTTTCAGCGGTCCTAACACCTGTAACACGCCAAATGACCACACACAAGATCAGAATAAAAACCTTAAGAGCGCAGGCATCTGCAGTGCTACCTTTGACAATCCTTGCGACACAAATGACCAACATAATCCAAGCTGTAATGGCAGTGAGATCAATCCTGAGGTTTATTCAACCCATCTTTACTCAGTTTACTCAGCCAAAGAGGGGGACGAACCCACCTGTGACATGGCCACTTCTGTGGATTTGCTCACCTATAGCACTGATAATGCACATACTGACCACtgtcaaaatggaaaaacatgcaCTGATTCAAATTTCAGCAACCAAGATGACAACATACAAACCAAAAGTAGCTCCAGTGAGGATAAAACCAAACTGCAAAGTCACAACCTTTCAGAATCAGCAACTGATTCCAAAAAGAGTATTGATCAAAACAGTGGCAATCACTGCAATGATACTGATGATGGTCAGTATGATCATTTCAATAGTAATCATGTTGCTAATTTTAATCACTGTGTGTATAATGgtgttaatgcagcaaatgtTCCTGAACTCATAAGCaagcagaaagaggagaaaaagatggtgagaaaggaggaggaggtgaaacaGATTGAAAGCAAAAAGGTGAGGGAGAAACAAGAAGAGTGGGAGAAAGAGTGGGTGAGGAGGAAGGAGAAGGAAAAGGAGGACAGGGAAAGAAGGAAAGAGGTGGATTTTGAGCATCTTTACCCAGAGAAGAGGCCTTGTTTCACTCATACCTTCCCTCCACACTGCATCCCCTTCCACGGTCCACTCCTCCTCCCGCCtactctctcctcttcctcctccttctccctccATCAAACCATCATCCAGCATCATCTCTCCCTCCTGCCACCTCCATCCCACCTACCCATCCCTTCGTACCCTCACCTGCTTCCTTCTTTCTCCCCACATCTCTCGCCTCTCACTCTTAATCCAACACCTGctcctccaccaccacctcctcctccacctcccccacctcttcctccttctttctATGCCTCATCTCCCATCCAGCTCCTTGATGCCCCTGGTCCATATCCACTTGCAACACCGTTTCACCCCTTGCAAAGTCACCATCCGCCTTTGTATCCCGCGCCCCATCCGACAGTTGTTCCCTTACAGATGTTGTTCTAA